The following is a genomic window from Collimonas fungivorans Ter331.
CCTAGGTCTGTCGTATTGGCGCCACCATGATCACTGGCACTTGCTTGGACCTGACGACGAATTTTGCAAAGTAACGGTAAAAGGCCGGTTCAGTTCAAACCAGGGTAGCGCCTTGCGCAATGCTGCCTTGCATGGAGCAGGTATCGTGCTTCAACCTGAAGTATTGCTGGCTGACGATATAGCTGCAGGTCGCCTGGTGCCGGTATTGCCGGCCTGGTCATACAGGCCGACGCCAATGTATCTGATTTACAGGCAGGACAGCAGGCCCACGGCAAAGTTACGTAGTGTTATCGATCTGCTGGTAAAGTGTTTCGGCCCTGCGGACTAACCAGTTCAGCTTTCTCAGTCGCCCCGCCAACGGCCAGTTCTATCCGATCATCCTGGTTGGCGCCACTGATCCAGATCGCCCGCGAGAAGAAAGTCTCGGCGTATGTAGGCGACGGACTTAACCGCTGGCCGGCGGTACATGTCAGCGATGCTGCCCGGCTCTACAGGCTGGTGCTGGAGAAACGGGAAGCCGGCAGCAGGTATCACGCTGTCGCCGAAGAAGGGATGGCGCCCGGCCGGAGTGGGACTGATCGCAGATCTCGAACAGATGAAATACCTCTAAAACCGAACAGGCTGAGCGCCGGCAGCGTCTTTGCGGCTATCGGCCGCTGCCGGATGGTCATCAACTCAGGAAATAAAATACCTCCTTGTATGGCATCATGTGGCGATTGTTTTCCCCATCGTTCTAGCTGAAGTCTGCCGACAAGGATTCCCATGGTCACCTGCTACCTGCGTTACATCATCGATCCATACAAACTCAAGGAATTCGAGCACTACGGCAAAGTCTGGATTCCGCTGGTGGAGAAATTCGGCGGGATACACCATGGATACTTCCTTCCCTCGGAGGGAATCAGCAACGTGGCGCTGGCGATGTTCACATTTCCTTCGTTCGCGCTGTATGAAGAATACAGGACGAAGTCGCTGCAGGATCCCGAGTGCCAGGCAGCGTTCAAGTATGCCGAGGAAACCCGCTGCATCGTCAGCTATGAACGCAGCTTCTTCCGTCCTGTCTTCAAGTAAATCAGGCGCTTTTAAATCTCTTTCTGGCTGACGCGTTTGCCGAGTTCTTCGGCAG
Proteins encoded in this region:
- a CDS encoding NIPSNAP family protein; translated protein: MVTCYLRYIIDPYKLKEFEHYGKVWIPLVEKFGGIHHGYFLPSEGISNVALAMFTFPSFALYEEYRTKSLQDPECQAAFKYAEETRCIVSYERSFFRPVFK